The DNA sequence GGCCTTAGCCGCCATGGTACCGAAGGTGATGATCTGCGACACGGCGTCACGGCCATAGAGTTCGGCCACGTGGTCGATCACCTCGTCGCGTCTGTCCATACAGAAGTCGACGTCGAAATCGGGCATGGAAACACGTTCTGGGTTAAGGAAACGTTCGAACAGCAGGTCGAATTCCAGCGGGTCGAGATCGGTGATCTTAAGGGCATAGGCCACCAGAGAACCCGCCCCCGAACCACGGCCGGGACCGATAGGGATACCGTTGTCTTTACCCCACTGAATGAACTCCATCACGATGAGGAAGTAGCCGGGGAATCCCATGTTGTTAATTACCGTCAGCTCGACATCGAGACGCTCGTCATACTCGCCGCGGCGCTCGGCGCGCTGTGCTTCATCAGGGAAGAGGAACTCGAGACGCTCCTCCAGGCCCTTCTTGGAGACCTCGACCAGAAAATCTTCGATGGAGAGATCGCCGGTGGGGAAGTTCGGCAGGAAGTATTCACCGAGTCTCACGGTAACGTTACAGCGCTTGGCGATCTCCACGCTGTTTTGCAACGCCTCAGGGATATCGTCAAACAGCTCACACATCTCATCCTGAATGCGGAAATATTGCTGCTCGCTGTAGCGGCGCGGCCGCCTTGGGTCGGCCAGGGTGAAACCATCCGAGATGGCCACGCGGATCTCGTGGGCCTCGAATTGCTCAGGCTGTATGAACACCACCTGATTGGTGGCGACCACGGGCAGGTCTTTCTCGCCTGCCAGCTCGACCGCCATATGCAGATAACGCTCCTCATCGGGGCGACCCGTGCGGATAAGCTCGAGATAATAACGGTCGGGGAAATGGGTCTGATAGAAGGCGACCAGAGAGTCCACCTGGCCCTGGTTACCCTTGAGCAGCGCCTTGCCCACGTCGCCATCTTTGGCGCCGGAGAGCAGGATCAGCCCTTCGCTGTAGCGCTCCAGCCAGGCCTGGTCGATCACCGCCCTGTCTTTTACATGGCCACGCAGATAGGCATCACTGATCAGCAGGGTGAGGTTCTTATACCCCTCGTTGTTCATCGCCAGCACGGTCAGGGAACAGAACTCATCCTCGAATCCTGGCACCAGCATGAAGAAGTCACAACCTACGATGGGCTTGATCCCAGCGCCGTGACAACCGCCATAAAACTTCACCAGGCCGCAGAGGTTGGTGTTGTCGGTCAGGGCCAGTGCGGCCATCTGATCTTCACTGGCCTTGGCGAGAATGGGCTTGACCTTGGCGAGGCCATCAGACATGGAAAAATCACTGTGTACGCGCAGGTGCACGAAACGAGGTTCTGACATAAGAAGATTCTGATTTAGTTAGCAAATTTTCTAATATTTATGCGGCGAACTATTCCCGTGAAAGAGTCGCCTTGAAAGAGTCGCCTTGAAAAGTCACCTTTAAAGAGCAACCTTGAAAGAGTACCAGAGTCACACACAGGGCACCAGTCACAGGCGCCCCCGCGAGGGCGGTTTAACAGGCCTCCAGACGCTCCTTGACCGGCCTGAAACTCTTGCGGTGCTCGGCCAGTACGCCATGGGCCTCGAGCGCCTCGAAATGGGCCTTGGTGGGGTAGCCCTTATGCTTGGCGAAGCCATATTCGGGATAGCGCTCATCCAGGGCTTCCATCTCTCTGTCGCGCACCACTTTGGCAACGATAGAGGCGGCGCTGATGGCCGGGATCAGGCCATCGCCCTTGATCACCGCATGACCCTCCAGGGTCTCATCGGTAAAGTCCGGTACCCGATTGCCGTCGATCAATACTCTGTCAGGTCGGGCGCGCAGTCCTGCGACGGCGCGCTGCATCGCCAGCATGGTCGCGTGCAGTATGTTGAGCTCATCGATCTCCAGCGGTGAACAGCGTCCGACGCTGACATCCAGCGCCTTGGCGAGGATCTCCTCATAGAGGGCGTCGCGCTTCTTCTCCGACAGCTTCTTGGAGTCATTTAGCCCTTCAATAGGATTGTTCGGGTCCAGCACCACGGCGGCGGTCACCACATCGCCCACCAAGGGGCCACGGCCCACTTCATCGACGCCGGCGTAGAAACCGCTGCAGAGTGCCTCGACCTGTTCGGCGGTAATTTGTTTATAGATAGCCACTATTTTGTCTCCACTAGCTCGATAACCGCCTGGGCCGCGCGCGCACTGGCATCGCATCTTAGCTGTTGATGCAGCGTCATAAAGCTCTCCATCAACGGCTTATGATCGCCATCGAGCTGATTGGAAACGGCGTCGACTATCTTATCTGGTGTACAGTCGGCCTGGATCAGCTCAGGGATGATCTCCCTGCCCGCCAGCAAATTAGGCAAGGAGTAATGAGATATCTGCATCATTCCCTTAGCGATACGATAGGTGATCGGCGATACCCGGTAGGCCACCACCATGGGGCGTTTCACCAACATGGCCTCCAGGGTCGCGGTGCCAGACGCCAGCAAGATAGCATCGGCTGCGGCCATCACGGTGCGAGACTGTCCCTCGACCAGATGTATGTCGAGATCCGGCGCATGGGTCTTGAGGGCCAGCTCAAACTGGGCCCGACGCTTGGCATTGACCAGCGGGGTGACAAACTTAAGGTCTGGGTAGCGCTGGCGCAACTTTACCGCCGCCTGCACGAAAGGCTCGGCCAGCTGCTTGAGCTCGCCGCCCCGAGAGCCGGGTAAGATG is a window from the Shewanella loihica PV-4 genome containing:
- the rnhB gene encoding ribonuclease HII; protein product: MAIYKQITAEQVEALCSGFYAGVDEVGRGPLVGDVVTAAVVLDPNNPIEGLNDSKKLSEKKRDALYEEILAKALDVSVGRCSPLEIDELNILHATMLAMQRAVAGLRARPDRVLIDGNRVPDFTDETLEGHAVIKGDGLIPAISAASIVAKVVRDREMEALDERYPEYGFAKHKGYPTKAHFEALEAHGVLAEHRKSFRPVKERLEAC